From the Impatiens glandulifera unplaced genomic scaffold, dImpGla2.1, whole genome shotgun sequence genome, one window contains:
- the LOC124918253 gene encoding non-specific lipid-transfer protein 1-like produces the protein MAAKIGMSSMTLLVLLMAWSTGAADHEGANISCPIGRLMMAPCEQYLLNHNVPTPGNLCCSAVRKLDSIAAAKENRQRLCVCLRDGLRSVSGLNLAHAKALPTMCDLMYLRFEPNAVCK, from the coding sequence ATGGCGGCTAAGATTGGAATGTCGAGCATGACCCTCCTGGTCTTATTAATGGCGTGGTCGACCGGTGCAGCTGATCACGAGGGTGCCAATATTTCATGTCCAATTGGACGACTGATGATGGCACCCTGCGAACAGTATCTTCTCAATCACAATGTGCCGACCCCGGGCAACCTATGCTGCAGCGCTGTGAGGAAGTTGGATTCCATTGCGGCTGCAAAAGAAAATAGGCAGCGACTGTGCGTTTGCCTCAGGGATGGCCTCCGATCCGTCTCCGGTCTTAATTTGGCTCATGCTAAGGCACTTCCAACCATGTGTGACCTCATGTACCTTAGGTTTGAGCCAAATGCCGTTTGCAAGTGA
- the LOC124918254 gene encoding subtilisin-like protease SBT4.5, translating into MGSLSEGEYLARSNHISMIQDIGHSKIFSDHGLGPVPKRWKGVCAGGKDFICNRKIIGARYYADNPEHKSARDINGHGTHTASTAIGRVLKNTSFFGIANGTARGGVPTARIDVYRVCSAACKSDFILAAFDDAIADKVDIITISVGANFPQPKLSNDVISIGSFHAIEQGILTVNSAGNEGRFGFGTTESFAPWVFTVAASTDRTLKNKLILGNGKTLMSTTVNAFDMSNNTNLVYGTCVGGLRCNESSAMQCMPDCVDPHLVKGKIIVCDSFETSMFSAVSTAESVGASGVVLRTNETSVYGVVALPTAILNDSSFLYLTSYLNSKTVHMGRITKSEMVENNTPLIASYSSRGPNRIFPEILKPDITAPGTYILAAFLQSSNPSSTSDSKTFKTNYTFMTGTSMTCPHVAGVVAYVKSKHPDWSFSAIKSSLMTSAWNMNSNYNLDNELGHGAGKVDPVKALNHGLVYETSIDDYNKMFCSLGSEGDKLIKMFKGKNKCTKGVPTSSPKDLNYPTMTTSVHKNSTFTVKFSRVVTNVGNSNSTYHAETVTGDSMYVLVPESQRNLVEFLDHQSGSEVKLQLLEWPREEGEPREFPVDSLAYTEMGKKTSKEACLIVHF; encoded by the exons ATGGGAAGTCTTTCGGAAGGAGAATATCTAGCTCGTTCCAACCATATTAGCATGATCCAAGATATAGGCCATAGTAAAAT TTTTTCCGACCATGGTTTAGGCCCTGTTCCTAAAAGATGGAAGGGTGTTTGTGCTGGTGGAAAAGACTTCATATGTAACAG aaaaataattggaGCGAGATATTATGCCGATAACCCAGAACATAAGTCTGCAAGGGATATTAATGGACATGGGACTCACACAGCCTCTACAGCAATCGGAAGGGTTTTGAAAAACACCAGTTTTTTTGGTATAGCAAATGGAACTGCTAGAGGAGGCGTTCCGACGGCAAGAATTGATGTGTATAGAGTGTGTTCAGCAGCTTGTAaaagtgattttattttagCTGCATTTGATGATGCAATTGCCGACAAAGTTGACATTATTACCATTTCTGTTGGTGCTAATTTTCCACAACCAAAGTTGAGTAATGATGTGATTTCTATTGGATCGTTTCATGCAATAGAACAAGGTATTTTAACTGTAAATTCGGCGGGAAATGAAGGAAGATTCGGGTTTGGAACGACAGAAAGCTTTGCGCCATGGGTTTTCACAGTAGCCGCAAGTACCGACAGAACACTAAAAAACAAGCTTATCCTTGGAAATGGTAAAACACTCATG AGTACTACCGTGAATGCTTTTGATATGAGCAACAACACAAATTTGGTGTATGGAACATGTGTCGGCGGCCTTAGATGCAATGAATCAAGTGCCAT GCAATGCATGCCCGATTGTGTAGATCCTCACTTGGTAAAGGGAAAAATCATAGTATGCGATTCTTTCGAAACATCTATGTTTTCAGCTGTTTCAACTGCAGAAAGTGTCGGTGCAAGCGGGGTTGTTCTTCGAACAAATGAAACATCAGTTTACGGGGTTGTAGCTCTACCCACAGCAATATTGAATGACTCTAGCTTCCTGTATCTTACGTCTTACCTCAATTCCAAGACGGTGCACATGGGACGCATAACGAAGAGTGAGATGGTTGAGAATAATACTCCTTTAATCGCTTCTTATTCGAGCAGAGGACCTAACAGAATTTTTCCAGAAATTTTGAAG CCAGATATAACCGCACCAGGCACATATATTTTAGCGGCATTTCTTCAATCATCGAATCCTTCGTCCACATCAGATTCTAAAACATTCAAGACTAATTACACCTTCATGACTGGAACTTCCATGACATGTCCACATGTTGCTGGTGTAGTAGCTTACGTGAAATCAAAACATCCTGATTGGTCTTTTTCCGCCATCAAATCTTCACTCATGACTTCtg CTTGGAATATGaattcaaattacaatttaGACAATGAACTTGGTCACGGAGCAGGGAAGGTTGATCCAGTGAAAGCTCTAAATCATGGGCTTGTGTATGAGACATCTATAGACGACTATAACAAAATGTTTTGTAGTCTCGGCTCAGAAGGtgataaattgataaaaatgttCAAAGGAAAAAATAAGTGTACAAAAGGGGTTCCAACATCATCTCCAAAAGATCTCAATTATCCAACAATGACTACATCGGTGCATAAGAACTCAACTTTCACCGTAAAATTCTCGAGAGTTGTCACAAATGTTGGAAATAGTAACTCTACATATCACGCAGAAACCGTTACGGGTGATAGCATG TACGTTCTTGTACCCGAATCTCAGAGGAATCTCGTCGAGTTTTTGGATCATCAATCGGGGTCAGAGGTGAAATTACAGTTATTGGAGTGGCCAAGAGAAGAGGGCGAACCTAGAGAATTTCCGGTTGATAGTTTAGCCTATACAGAGATGGGTAAAAAGACCTCAAAGGAAGCTTGCTTAATCGTCCACTTTTAA